The window GACATTGTTTTACGCACGGCCCCCTTTCTCCTCCTCATTTCTTCTTTTTATTTTTGCCGCTTCTACATCTCCAGCGTTTACCCCTTGATAACACGTGATTGTATTTACACAAAACACCTGTCTTTTCGATATCTAAAAAGTAAGTTTCATGTAAGTTCCAAGCAAGCATCGCGTAAGTTTCGGAGTCCACACTCGTTTACCCCTTGATAACACGTGATTGTATTTACACAAAACACCTGTCTTTTCGATATCTAAAAAGTAAGTTTCATGTAAGTTCCAAGCAAGCATCGCGTAAGTTTCGGAGTCCACACTCAAATCCAGCTGGATACATACGGCTATTCCGATGACGCAATAACTATATTAAACACGGAGACTCACATGGCAATCACACCCGGCATCACAACCGACGGGCGCAAGGGGATACCCGTCGACGCGGGCCTCACCAAGGAAGAGCGCAAGGTCATCTTTGCCTCCTCCCTGGGCACGGTATTCGAATGGTATGATTTCTACCTGTACGGCGCGCTCGCACCGATTATCGCCAAGCAGTTTTTTGTCGGCGACCCGACCACCACCTTCATTTTCGCATTGCTGGCCTTCGCCGCCGGTTTCATCGTGCGTCCGTTCGGCGCGCTGGTGTTCGGCCGCCTGGGCGACATGATCGGCCGCAAGTACACCTTCCTGGTCACTATCCTGCTGATGGGCGCCTCGACCTTCTTCGTGGGCCTGTTGCCGAGTTACGCCAGCATCGGCATAGCGGCACCAATCATCCTGGTCACCCTGCGCATCCTGCAGGGCCTGGCACTGGGCGGCGAGTACGGCGGTGCGGCGACCTATGTCGCCGAGCACGCGCCGCACGGCAAGCGCGGCTTTTTCACCTCGTGGATCCAGACCACCGCCACGATGGGCCTGTTCCTGTCGCTGCTGGTGATCCTGGGTACCCGTACCGCCATGGGCGAAGACGAGTTCACCGCCTGGGGCTGGCGCATTCCATTCCTGGTGTCGGTGCTGCTGCTGGGCATTTCGGTCTGGATTCGCCTGTCGATGAACGAATCGCCAGCGTTTGCCAAGATGAAAGCCGAAGGCAAGACCTCCAAGGCCCCGCTGTCGGAAGCCTTCCTCAAGCCTAAAAATGCCAAGATCGTCTTCCTCGCACTGGTCGGCCTGACCATGGGCCAGGCTGTCGTGTGGTACACGGGCCAGTTCTACGCCCTGTTCTTCCTGACCCAGACGCTCAAGGTCGACGGCGCCGTCGCCAACATCCTGATCGCCATTTCGCTGCTGCTCGCCACGCC of the Massilia violaceinigra genome contains:
- a CDS encoding MFS transporter, encoding MAITPGITTDGRKGIPVDAGLTKEERKVIFASSLGTVFEWYDFYLYGALAPIIAKQFFVGDPTTTFIFALLAFAAGFIVRPFGALVFGRLGDMIGRKYTFLVTILLMGASTFFVGLLPSYASIGIAAPIILVTLRILQGLALGGEYGGAATYVAEHAPHGKRGFFTSWIQTTATMGLFLSLLVILGTRTAMGEDEFTAWGWRIPFLVSVLLLGISVWIRLSMNESPAFAKMKAEGKTSKAPLSEAFLKPKNAKIVFLALVGLTMGQAVVWYTGQFYALFFLTQTLKVDGAVANILIAISLLLATPFFIVFGTLSDKIGRKWIILFGCAIAACTYFPIFKGITHYANPALEAALQSSPVVVVADPESCHFQFNLTGTKKFPSSCDIATGMLTQSSVSYTKDDAPPGTVAKVRIGDKEYTSFNAVMTPDGLNFDADSKAKEKALKAEIGAAIKAAGYPAKADTEQINKPMVVLLLFILVLYVTAVYGPIAAMLVEMFPTRIRYTSMSLPYHIGNGWFGGLLPTTAFALVAYKGDIYYGLWYPIIVALVTVVIGGLFVKETKDNDIYASD